In one Solanum lycopersicum chromosome 11, SLM_r2.1 genomic region, the following are encoded:
- the LOC101248836 gene encoding defensin-like protein — protein sequence MARSICFMALVVLAMMPFVFYEVQAQYMCKSTSQTFKGLCFTDSSCRKACVTEEFTGGHCSKLQRKCLCTKVCVLEKDSNEVKTTLVGEAKTLSETVLEEEIMME from the exons ATGGCTCGTTCCATTTGCTTCATGGCACTTGTGGTCTTGGCAATGATGCCTTTTGTTTTCTATG AGGTGCAAGCTCAGTACATGTGCAAATCAACAAGCCAAACCTTCAAAGGATTATGCTTTACCGATTCATCATGTAGAAAGGCTTGTGTCACAGAGGAGTTTACAGGTGGACATTGTAGCAAACTCCAAAGAAAGTGTCTATGCACTAAGGTTTGTGTATTGGAAAAAGATTCAAATGAAGTTAAAACAACTTTGGTTGGGGAAGCAAAAACTCTAAGTGAAACTGTGCTTGAAGAAGAGATTATGATGGAGTAA